In Pleurocapsa sp. PCC 7319, the following are encoded in one genomic region:
- a CDS encoding filamentous hemagglutinin N-terminal domain-containing protein — MKHIIYFNIAYLIVIAFCFHSNKVSSQILPDDSLNTQVNQNNNIVEITGGQTRGSNLFHSFQQFSLLSDNEAVFDNGNNIANIFSRVTGGNLSNIDGLIKANGGANLYLINPAGIIFGKNARLNIGGSFLASTADSILFPDGVEFSASDPQAKPLLTINAPIGLNLGDNPGQIINRSVAGGFVENLEFVRPKFTIEQTPVGLQVKPGKNLSLIGGEVKLDNGNIYAPGGKVELGGLEEAGIVSISENGSLNFPNDKVRSNVSLTNLQQLEFGSIVNVAGEDGGSIKVHGRNLELSGKSFFFAGIKEASSTSNAQAGNVEIDVTENIVLDRSRISNIVSSEVEGNSGNINIQTKNLSIFTSRESDSNQDIGNISTNILGTGDAGEITINASDKISLEAGNKRFGSIQSTIEPSGIGNAGDIKITTGSLSLKGRNSVRSNTLGQGDAGNVTIKASEQISLEGQFISEDSRFSTGIASQERPGAEGNGGNIVINTPFLSLSDYSQITASAQSGQGGNIRITVEDLFLRNTSRISVGTGNIADGGNLFIDARFIVAFPEQSTNLPNFANVGILANANRGNGGNIDITSTGIFGIEERAEEAGVNFITASSNLGIDGVVEINTPEIDSTQGLKELPIAFTIPQPAEGCQANRDEDSSSFMNTGRGGLPPNPYDPLDSSDMFVDVQLPTEWINELTTNSSASLPNSLSAAEPIIEANKWVLNEKGNVELVSDTSNIVATCGDYTPSSASPSGRLRDWAPPTARGD; from the coding sequence TTGAAGCATATTATTTACTTCAATATTGCTTACTTAATAGTAATAGCGTTTTGCTTTCACTCCAATAAGGTTAGCTCTCAAATATTACCTGATGATAGTTTAAATACTCAAGTTAACCAAAATAACAATATTGTAGAAATTACAGGAGGGCAAACTAGAGGAAGTAACTTATTTCACAGTTTCCAACAGTTTTCTCTTCTATCTGACAATGAAGCCGTTTTCGACAATGGCAATAATATTGCTAATATTTTCTCTAGAGTAACTGGCGGTAATTTATCTAATATTGATGGTTTAATTAAGGCTAATGGTGGTGCCAATTTATACTTGATTAATCCCGCAGGTATTATATTTGGGAAAAATGCCAGATTAAATATTGGTGGCTCGTTTCTCGCCAGTACCGCAGACAGTATTCTATTTCCTGATGGGGTAGAGTTCAGTGCAAGCGATCCTCAAGCAAAACCCCTATTAACTATCAATGCTCCTATTGGTCTCAACTTGGGGGATAATCCTGGGCAGATTATTAATCGTTCTGTGGCAGGCGGCTTTGTGGAAAATTTGGAATTTGTCCGCCCCAAATTTACCATCGAGCAAACTCCTGTTGGTTTACAAGTAAAACCGGGAAAAAATCTTTCTCTTATTGGTGGAGAGGTCAAGTTAGACAATGGCAACATTTATGCTCCCGGTGGCAAAGTGGAATTAGGAGGGTTAGAAGAAGCAGGAATTGTTTCAATCTCTGAGAATGGAAGCCTAAATTTTCCAAACGATAAAGTTAGAAGTAATGTATCACTTACTAATCTCCAGCAACTAGAATTTGGAAGTATTGTTAATGTTGCTGGCGAAGATGGAGGCTCAATTAAAGTTCACGGGCGCAACTTAGAACTAAGTGGTAAAAGTTTTTTCTTTGCGGGAATAAAAGAAGCCTCCAGTACTTCAAATGCTCAAGCCGGAAATGTTGAGATTGATGTTACTGAGAATATTGTCTTAGATAGGAGCAGAATAAGTAATATTGTATCTTCTGAGGTTGAGGGCAATAGTGGCAACATTAATATTCAAACCAAAAACCTTTCAATTTTCACATCAAGAGAGTCTGATTCTAATCAAGATATTGGTAACATTAGTACTAATATTTTAGGTACAGGTGATGCAGGAGAAATCACAATCAATGCCTCTGATAAAATTTCTCTGGAAGCGGGAAACAAACGTTTTGGTAGTATTCAAAGTACTATAGAACCAAGTGGTATCGGCAATGCAGGAGATATTAAGATTACGACTGGTTCTTTATCATTAAAAGGACGAAATTCTGTTAGATCCAATACCTTAGGTCAAGGAGATGCGGGAAACGTTACCATCAAAGCCTCAGAGCAAATTTCTCTTGAGGGGCAATTTATCAGTGAAGATTCTAGATTTTCAACGGGAATAGCAAGTCAAGAAAGACCTGGTGCTGAGGGGAATGGCGGAAATATAGTGATTAATACTCCTTTCTTATCTCTAAGTGACTATTCTCAAATTACTGCTTCAGCACAAAGCGGTCAAGGGGGCAATATCAGGATAACAGTTGAAGATCTTTTTCTCCGAAATACCAGTAGGATATCGGTAGGTACAGGAAACATTGCTGATGGCGGAAATCTGTTTATTGATGCTCGATTTATAGTTGCCTTTCCTGAGCAAAGTACAAATCTTCCCAACTTTGCCAATGTTGGTATTTTAGCCAATGCGAATCGAGGCAATGGAGGAAACATTGATATCACATCAACAGGAATCTTTGGTATAGAAGAGAGAGCAGAAGAAGCAGGGGTAAATTTTATTACTGCTAGTTCTAACTTAGGTATAGATGGTGTTGTCGAAATTAATACTCCAGAAATTGACTCCACTCAAGGATTAAAAGAATTGCCGATTGCTTTTACTATTCCTCAACCTGCTGAAGGTTGCCAAGCCAATCGAGATGAAGATAGCAGCAGTTTTATGAACACTGGTCGTGGAGGATTACCTCCTAATCCCTACGATCCCTTAGATAGCAGTGATATGTTCGTTGATGTTCAATTACCTACTGAATGGATTAATGAGTTGACTACTAATTCTTCTGCTTCATTACCAAATTCATTATCAGCAGCCGAGCCAATTATAGAAGCAAATAAATGGGTTCTGAATGAAAAAGGCAATGTAGAACTAGTTTCTGATACATCTAATATTGTTGCGACGTGTGGCGATTACACCCCTTCGAGTGCAAGCCCTTCGGGTAGGCTTCGCGATTGGGCTCCGCCCACCGCCAGAGGCGATTGA
- a CDS encoding DUF4399 domain-containing protein yields MSIKAVFVSITCTLLFSLLSIQNAIAANLVSHAPVEAQVYIIEPTDGATLPETFTVQFGLSGMDLVPAGVEQENAGHHHLLIDQPELSDWTSSLPATEQIRHFGKAQTETELTLSPGEHTLQLVLGNYAHVPHDNPVISDTITVNVK; encoded by the coding sequence ATGAGTATTAAAGCAGTATTTGTCAGTATTACTTGCACCTTATTGTTTAGCTTGTTGTCGATCCAGAATGCGATCGCTGCTAATTTAGTTTCTCATGCTCCTGTTGAGGCGCAAGTATACATTATTGAACCTACAGATGGAGCAACTTTACCTGAAACGTTTACCGTTCAATTTGGTTTATCAGGAATGGATCTAGTGCCTGCTGGAGTTGAGCAAGAAAATGCTGGACATCACCATTTATTAATCGATCAACCAGAATTATCTGATTGGACTTCATCATTGCCCGCCACAGAACAAATTCGTCACTTTGGAAAAGCTCAAACCGAAACAGAACTTACCCTCTCTCCTGGAGAACATACTCTACAATTGGTTTTAGGTAACTATGCTCACGTTCCCCATGACAACCCCGTAATCTCTGATACTATTACAGTGAACGTTAAATAG
- a CDS encoding TetR/AcrR family transcriptional regulator: MSSPRKSTKARLIEAALDLFAERGVTETTTKAVAERAQVNEVTLFRNFGNKYRLLLAVIQDSAVFAKLVHALVEQANAKDSVADFLQEYAQESLNTLDKAPDLVRSIVGESGNYPIENRLALGKGLDEASRYVAGYLEEAIAKENLTSNLTSEQIVNLLNFMLIGYFTIQSSCEGYTLWEDQNDFLDSLVTLFLQGSFAGSDFTSAVTETSIVKVKPKEVADLPASLVRSLFRNAKKMGKQEYALVYVLFGAGLSVSEIIHLERSHSVVEPQQHILQINYGIERQVPLNQWVMGFRYGSTSTNPLTYWLKSRKDEQPAIFINDASNAISEPELQTIWQELTADLLTPQGQPPMIEQARQTWCIEMLMKGMELEDLSILSGMEIKQLQKYALRARNKAALEAAAKLDQKKS; the protein is encoded by the coding sequence ATGTCTAGCCCACGAAAATCCACCAAAGCCCGTCTAATTGAAGCAGCCCTAGACTTATTTGCTGAGAGAGGAGTTACAGAAACTACTACTAAAGCTGTTGCCGAGCGCGCTCAAGTAAACGAAGTTACCTTATTTCGTAATTTTGGCAACAAGTACCGTTTGCTTTTGGCAGTGATTCAAGATTCGGCAGTGTTTGCTAAATTGGTTCATGCGTTAGTAGAACAGGCAAATGCTAAGGATAGTGTGGCAGATTTTCTCCAGGAGTACGCTCAAGAAAGTTTAAATACCCTAGACAAAGCACCTGATTTGGTACGTTCTATTGTCGGAGAGTCGGGTAATTATCCTATTGAAAATCGTCTAGCGTTGGGAAAGGGTCTCGATGAAGCCAGTCGCTACGTGGCAGGGTATTTAGAAGAAGCGATCGCTAAAGAAAATTTAACTAGTAATTTGACATCAGAGCAAATAGTCAACCTACTCAACTTTATGCTGATCGGTTATTTCACCATACAGTCTAGCTGCGAAGGTTATACTCTTTGGGAAGATCAGAATGATTTTTTAGACAGTTTAGTAACCTTATTTTTACAAGGTTCTTTTGCTGGCTCTGACTTTACAAGTGCCGTTACTGAAACCAGTATTGTTAAAGTAAAGCCAAAAGAAGTAGCCGATTTACCAGCCAGTTTAGTGCGATCGCTATTTCGTAATGCCAAAAAAATGGGGAAACAAGAATATGCCTTAGTTTATGTCTTGTTTGGGGCAGGTTTATCGGTTTCAGAAATTATACATTTAGAGCGATCGCATTCTGTAGTTGAACCTCAGCAACACATCTTACAAATTAATTATGGTATTGAGCGACAAGTTCCTCTCAATCAATGGGTGATGGGTTTTCGCTATGGTTCAACATCTACTAATCCCCTAACTTATTGGTTAAAAAGTCGTAAGGATGAGCAACCAGCAATTTTTATTAATGATGCAAGTAACGCTATCTCTGAGCCAGAACTACAAACTATTTGGCAAGAGTTAACTGCTGATTTATTAACTCCTCAAGGTCAACCTCCCATGATTGAACAAGCTAGACAAACTTGGTGTATAGAAATGTTGATGAAGGGGATGGAATTAGAAGATTTGAGTATTTTGAGTGGCATGGAAATTAAGCAGCTACAGAAATATGCCCTTAGAGCCAGAAACAAAGCAGCACTTGAAGCAGCGGCTAAGCTAGATCAGAAGAAATCTTGA